The genomic interval AGATGTGATATAAAACTCATGGAACAATCCTAGCTTGAGATATTTAGAATATTAGCTAAATAGTGAACAGGATCTAGATCTGTTTGTTTCAGGTTTAAATCAAATCTGATCAATAAAAAACTCTGATGAATCTTGAATCAACAACATGATATCAACAGAATTACAACTTGGAAGCCAAAGTTATAATAAAGTCGGCAATTCACTACCTAAATATGACTGTAAATAGCGGTGAAAGGCACTCTCAAAATATGGAACAAACCGTAAACGATTTGATACAAGAATCTAAACTACTTGAGGCTTACTACAACGATATAGTGGCAAAGGAATCTGTCTTGCATCGACTATATGAGGAATCTCATAATTCTTATAACGGTTTAATAGAGTTATCCCAGGAATCTGAAACTATTTCTCTAGTGCCATTAGGTATAGGGGTCTATGTCAAAAGTGCGATATATCCAGTAGAAAGAGTTCTTGTAAACATCGGTGCTGGTGTTGTTATTGAAAAAAAGAAAGATGATGCAATAAATTTTGTCGAGCAACGAATAAAGGAATTTGAATTAGCAACAAAACAGTTATCTAGCCAAAAGCAACAAATTTCTCACCGCTTGATGGAAATACAGAACACGGTTAATTCTTATATGAGTCAAATGCAAAACGGCAATGAATCTTCCCATTCCCATTCCCATGATTCATCAACGCATTCTCATTAAAGACCATCACTTGATGTGTATTGTCTTTTGACTTTTAATATATTAAAGTAAGGTTGTTGAAATGTTTGACAAATTAAAAAAAGCCTTTTCAAGCGCAGCAAAGAGCATTGGCCAAAAAGAATTGTCGGAAAAGGACATTGATGAGAGC from Candidatus Nitrosocosmicus hydrocola carries:
- the pfdA gene encoding prefoldin subunit alpha, whose amino-acid sequence is MTVNSGERHSQNMEQTVNDLIQESKLLEAYYNDIVAKESVLHRLYEESHNSYNGLIELSQESETISLVPLGIGVYVKSAIYPVERVLVNIGAGVVIEKKKDDAINFVEQRIKEFELATKQLSSQKQQISHRLMEIQNTVNSYMSQMQNGNESSHSHSHDSSTHSH